The Candidatus Latescibacterota bacterium genomic sequence TCATTGATAAGGGGAAGGTATCCGATCTCACCCGATGCTGAAGCTATTTCTACCGACGGTTCAAGTCTCCACCATTCGTATGGGTTCCATAGATACTTGCGTTCGGGCAGGAGGTCTTTGACGGAAAAGTAATCGAAAATATTGTCTGAGTCTACATTTCGCGGATATTCCCCAAAGTTGCTGCGGGCGAATTCCTCAACAGCCGCCTGGAGAACAAGGCAATTTTCACGGACCAGGTCTTCTGCCGAAGTGTCCACTATAAGCGTTTCTGTCTCGACAGGGTTGGTATTTTCGCTGCATCCTGCGAGAAGACAAAGGGTTGCGGTGGCAACATATAGAAATACTTTTATTTTCATATCATAACTTCCATTTTCAGGCAGAGAAGACAGAGAGTTGATGTGAGGATATGCATATACTGCGCCAGCCAGCCCAGGTCAACATGCAGAGTCTATTTCGGGGGTTATACACTGACTACCGTTCATGGATGTCAGCCCCGCAACCGTTTTCGCATATCCTCGACGAGCGGTTTCGAGCCGACATAAAGTGCCGTCCTCTGATGCGGGGTCTCAGGTAGTATATCAAGGATGTCGTTGCCGTTCTCATCGATCGCGCAGCCACCTGCCTCACGTGCTATAAAAGCCGCTACATTTGCCTCGTAGAGCAGGCGCAGTTTTCCGGCCGGCCTGTTCTTCTGCGGGTTTGGATGATTGACGATAGCCGGGTACATGAACATTCCGCCATTGGAGAGAAGGCGGTGAAAATCTCCCGCGAGCGAGCCTGAGTAACGGAATGAATATTTCGGTTCGTTCCCGTTTATCCAGTCCTGGACCCTGGGGTCGAAGGTCGTGCGGTTCGACGAATTGAACGACAACTCCCAGTCTCTTTTTGTCTCCGGCATGACCAGGCGTTCGTAATTTTCCGGAATGACATATGTCATCGTCTCGTCCAGATGAAAACGGAAGACGCCTGTGTCCGCGAGGGCCAGAGTAAAGACTCCGTTCGGGATCAGGAATATTCCGGCGGCACGCAGTTCAGTGCCCTTGCGCAGATGGCCGTCTTCAGGGCCGTCGAGTTTTCTCTTGGCTACGGCGAACATAAGGCCGACCGGGAGGTTATGTTTGATATTGCTCGAACCGTCGAGCGGGTCGTAATAGAAGAAGTAACGGCCGTCTTCCTCGTTCAGAGGGATCGGATCGGCCTCTTCCTCGGATATGGCACAGATCACCTGGTTCGATCGGCGGAGGTAATGGAGGACGATCGAGTCAGCGATATCGTCCATCTTCATCACATTCTCACCCTGAACATTGGTGACGCCAGTCTCGCCCATTACATTCTTCAACGAACCGGTCTGATAGAAATACTGAATATATTTGGCGGCAGTCTGCACGGCTTCGAGGAGCACGAGAAAATTGTAACTGCGTTTGTGGTGCTCCTGGTGATGCAGCATGAAATCCATGAAGCTCTGATCAAGTTTCACACCGGACTCCTCTCGTTAATTATCATGAAAAAGATGTAGCAGTTTCGTGCCCGTCTGACAAGTCAGATAAATTTCTTCATAGTGGAAAAAATGCTTGCGGACATAGAGAATTATGTTATATTCCGCCACAGAACAGTGCGATTAGGATTGGATTTATGAAGTCATCCGGATGGGGGCGATAGAGAAACCTGCCTCACTTCATCCCTGATGGGACGCTCACTTGATTTTAATCTCAAAACTGTCGAAAAGTAGAGTTTAAACCCGTTGAGACCATCAGGAGGTCACAATGAAGATTTATGTAGGAAACATGTCTTATGACACAAGTGAAGACGACCTGCGCACAGCTTTCGAAGCTCACGGCACGGTCGACTCTGTAGCCATCATCTCCGATAGAGATACCGGTCGCCCGAAGGGCTTCGGTTTTGTCGAGATGTCAAATGACGATGAAGCCAAGGCTGCCATTGAAGCCCTGAACGAAAAGGACCTAGGGGGTCGTACGCTCAAAGTAAACGAAGCACGTCCTCGCAACGATAATCGCGGTGGCGGCGGTGGCGGCGGTCGTGGCGGCGGCGGCGGCAGAGGCGGCGGCGGTTGGGGCAGCTACTAGGCTAAGCTTCAAATGTCGGTCCTGATCACGCGTCTGGCAGGTCGTTTTATGACGCGGATCGTTTAGGGACCTCTGAATTTGTATAAAGAATGTAGAGGGAGGCAATAGCTTCCCTCTACTTCGTTATTGACCTGAAGTCTACACACATATTCCCATCAAAACCGATGTATTAATCTGTCGTTGAGCTGAACTCTATGTTAGGTTCAAAGTGAGTGCGGAGCAGCCTGTATCATGGTGATGTCTTGCGCTGCGTAAAGAATTGCGCAGGGCGAGATATGCGCAGGTCGCCGATTCGAATGTCCTTAATTAAAATGGAGTCTTTTTATGTCAAAGAAGTCTTTTCTTTTATTCACAGGTGTCATCATATCCGTTGTATTTCTGTCTGCCTGGCCAGCTGCGGCGGGAAATGATTACCTGCACCATCAGATCTCGGTGACGGTCGATCCGGGCGATCAGTTTATGGAAGCGGTCGATACCATTACCGTTCCCCTTTCCTGTAAAACCGATTCACTCGAGTTTTCCCTTCTGTCTAACCTGGAACCACGGTTGTTGAGTTCCGGCGCGACACTGATCCTTGTCGGAGAGGATGTCGAGGGGGAAGATCCCGGTATGGACAGGGAGGAAAGTTCCGATGCTTCCGGCATGTCGTTGAACCGGTATCTGATAGTATTCGGGAAATCACGTGACCGGGATACTGATCTGATAATCGAGTTTAAGGGAAAAATATATTTTCCGATTGAAGAATCCGGTCCTGAATATGCCAGGGGGTTCAGCCAGACTCCAGGCCTTATATCGGATCGGGGTGTGTATCTTGCGGGATCGACCTGCTGGGTACCCGATTTCGATGGCGACCTTCTCACTTTCGAGATGACTGTCAGTATGCCTGACGGCTGGGACGCTGTCAGTCAGGGCGAAAGGACATTTCACAAGAAATACGAGAGTGGACCGGGTGAAGTGGAAAGGATCTCTCGCTGGACTTCAAACGAGCCCATGGAAGAAATATATCTGATAGCGGCGCAGTTTCA encodes the following:
- a CDS encoding RNA-binding protein, which produces MKIYVGNMSYDTSEDDLRTAFEAHGTVDSVAIISDRDTGRPKGFGFVEMSNDDEAKAAIEALNEKDLGGRTLKVNEARPRNDNRGGGGGGGRGGGGGRGGGGWGSY
- a CDS encoding fructose-1,6-bisphosphatase; this encodes MKLDQSFMDFMLHHQEHHKRSYNFLVLLEAVQTAAKYIQYFYQTGSLKNVMGETGVTNVQGENVMKMDDIADSIVLHYLRRSNQVICAISEEEADPIPLNEEDGRYFFYYDPLDGSSNIKHNLPVGLMFAVAKRKLDGPEDGHLRKGTELRAAGIFLIPNGVFTLALADTGVFRFHLDETMTYVIPENYERLVMPETKRDWELSFNSSNRTTFDPRVQDWINGNEPKYSFRYSGSLAGDFHRLLSNGGMFMYPAIVNHPNPQKNRPAGKLRLLYEANVAAFIAREAGGCAIDENGNDILDILPETPHQRTALYVGSKPLVEDMRKRLRG